Proteins encoded together in one Deinococcus hopiensis KR-140 window:
- a CDS encoding superoxide dismutase family protein, protein MQGKTNRLKVLGLLALAGAVGGSVLAGGMDMMMAPASTPLTATAALRDEAGQVVGTAKFTQAGMGVQVSVEARGLPAGNHGMHVHEYGRCTPGVDPATNTVVPFGGAGGHFDPGMSKNHDDPQAGNKYGHGGDLPMLTVGADGVGRASFTTDKLSLTGMTGILNRSLVIHANPDDYKSDPAGKSGTRIRCGVITRGGLSVRDYPLPDHLSFPEGVAYDARKGVLYTGSATNGTIYAVNASTGAVSKFSEGGALGRRIALGLKVDGQGRVWIAGGEQGTVAILDSSGMTLKVLQTPESPMPYINDLTPAPDGNVYVTDSRRPVIFRVDRHLNLTAWLDLGKTPIKYGPGVNLNGIVPTADGKYLLAMQTNTGDLWRIDLRTKAVKKVMGGLMHGDGLLLDGKALYVARNKDQVVSKVTLSADSSSGKVMLEEPLNGLRFPATLTMVGNDMVVTQPQLDRLQAGMPPEVPFRLTRFGKF, encoded by the coding sequence ATGCAGGGCAAGACGAACAGGCTAAAGGTTCTGGGCCTGCTGGCCCTCGCGGGTGCGGTGGGCGGCTCGGTCCTCGCGGGCGGCATGGACATGATGATGGCCCCGGCCAGCACCCCCCTGACCGCCACTGCTGCCCTACGCGACGAGGCCGGACAGGTGGTGGGCACGGCGAAGTTCACGCAGGCCGGGATGGGCGTGCAGGTCAGTGTGGAGGCGCGCGGCCTTCCGGCGGGCAACCACGGCATGCACGTCCATGAGTACGGGCGCTGCACCCCCGGCGTGGACCCGGCCACAAACACCGTCGTCCCCTTTGGCGGTGCTGGCGGTCACTTCGACCCCGGTATGAGCAAGAACCACGACGACCCCCAGGCGGGCAACAAGTACGGCCATGGCGGTGACCTGCCGATGCTAACGGTGGGCGCGGACGGCGTTGGCAGGGCGAGCTTTACCACCGACAAGCTCAGTCTGACGGGCATGACCGGCATCTTGAACCGCTCGCTGGTCATCCACGCCAACCCGGACGACTACAAGAGCGACCCAGCGGGCAAGTCCGGCACCCGCATCCGCTGCGGCGTGATTACGCGGGGTGGCCTGAGCGTGCGCGACTACCCCCTGCCCGATCACCTCTCTTTCCCCGAGGGCGTGGCCTACGACGCCAGGAAGGGCGTGCTGTACACCGGCAGCGCCACCAACGGCACCATCTACGCGGTCAACGCCTCCACGGGGGCGGTGAGCAAGTTCAGCGAGGGCGGAGCGCTGGGCCGCCGCATCGCCCTGGGCCTGAAGGTGGACGGACAGGGCCGGGTCTGGATTGCGGGCGGCGAGCAGGGCACAGTCGCCATTCTCGACAGCAGCGGCATGACGTTGAAGGTACTCCAGACGCCCGAGAGTCCCATGCCGTACATCAACGACCTGACGCCCGCGCCGGATGGCAACGTCTACGTGACCGACAGCCGCCGCCCCGTGATCTTCCGGGTGGACCGCCACCTGAACCTGACGGCGTGGCTGGACCTGGGCAAAACGCCCATCAAGTACGGCCCCGGGGTCAACCTCAACGGCATCGTGCCCACCGCCGACGGCAAATACCTGCTGGCGATGCAGACGAACACGGGTGACCTGTGGCGCATCGACCTGCGGACGAAGGCGGTCAAGAAGGTCATGGGCGGCCTGATGCACGGCGACGGCCTGCTGCTTGATGGCAAGGCCCTGTACGTGGCCCGCAACAAGGACCAGGTGGTGAGCAAGGTGACGCTCTCCGCCGACTCCAGTAGCGGCAAGGTCATGCTGGAAGAGCCCCTGAACGGCCTGCGCTTCCCCGCGACGCTGACGATGGTGGGCAACGACATGGTGGTCACGCAGCCACAGCTCGACCGCCTCCAGGCGGGAATGCCGCCCGAAGTGCCCTTCCGTTTGACACGGTTCGGGAAGTTTTAG
- the uvsE gene encoding UV DNA damage repair endonuclease UvsE codes for MTAPAYGLVCMTVGPEVRFRTITLTNYQKLTPADREAKLLDLYSDNIRRVRGAAGFCAARGIRLYRLSSSLFPMFDLVGDDTGRAVLDHLAPEMERAGYAFEDAGIRVLMHPEQFIVLNSERPEVRASSLRTLIAHAGTLDRFGFPQSTWNLLLLHGGKSGRAAELAALIPDLPDSVRLRLGLENDERAYGPAELLPVCESAGVPLVFDAHHHVVREKLPDQDDPSVRAWVLKARGTWTPPGWQVVHLSNGIEGPQDRRHSHLISHFPRAYADVPWIEVEAKGKEEALAALMRAPGGAAAVQTAKEAAVQEEAG; via the coding sequence ATGACGGCCCCTGCCTACGGCCTGGTGTGCATGACGGTGGGACCAGAGGTCCGCTTCCGTACGATCACGCTCACCAACTACCAGAAACTCACTCCTGCGGACCGGGAGGCCAAGCTGCTGGACCTCTACAGCGACAACATCCGCCGGGTGCGCGGCGCCGCCGGGTTCTGCGCGGCCCGAGGCATCCGGCTGTATCGCCTGAGTTCCAGCCTGTTCCCCATGTTCGACCTTGTGGGCGACGATACGGGCCGCGCAGTGCTGGACCACCTCGCTCCAGAAATGGAGCGGGCCGGATACGCCTTTGAAGACGCTGGAATCCGCGTGCTGATGCACCCCGAGCAGTTCATCGTGCTTAACAGCGAGCGCCCTGAGGTGCGGGCGTCGAGCCTGCGGACCCTGATCGCGCACGCCGGTACGCTGGACCGCTTCGGCTTTCCGCAAAGCACCTGGAACCTGCTGCTGCTGCACGGTGGCAAGTCAGGGCGTGCGGCGGAACTCGCAGCCCTGATTCCCGACCTGCCCGATAGCGTCCGCCTGCGCCTGGGTTTGGAGAACGACGAGCGCGCGTATGGCCCCGCCGAGCTGCTGCCCGTGTGCGAATCGGCCGGGGTTCCGCTGGTCTTCGACGCCCACCACCACGTCGTGCGCGAGAAGTTGCCCGATCAGGACGATCCCAGCGTGCGCGCTTGGGTACTCAAGGCGCGGGGTACCTGGACGCCGCCCGGGTGGCAGGTGGTCCACCTCAGCAACGGCATTGAGGGGCCGCAGGACCGTCGCCACAGCCATCTGATCTCACATTTCCCGCGCGCTTACGCGGACGTGCCCTGGATCGAGGTGGAGGCCAAGGGCAAGGAGGAAGCGCTCGCGGCGCTGATGCGCGCGCCTGGGGGCGCAGCGGCGGTGCAGACGGCAAAAGAGGCAGCGGTGCAGGAAGAGGCTGGGTAA
- a CDS encoding gluconokinase — MRLVVMGVAGSGKTAVGQAVAARTGWPFLDGDDFHTPEARARMAVGEGLRDADRWPWLVRLCGQLESRADVVLACSALKWTYRDALRGEGVRFVFLNVPEALLRLRLEHRAGHYAHANLLPSQLATLQVPGPDELDVLTLSVTFADSPEELAGRALERLAVAHA; from the coding sequence ATGAGGCTGGTGGTAATGGGCGTGGCGGGCAGCGGCAAGACGGCGGTGGGGCAAGCGGTGGCCGCGCGGACGGGCTGGCCTTTTTTGGATGGCGACGACTTTCACACGCCGGAGGCGCGGGCGCGAATGGCCGTCGGCGAGGGCCTTCGTGATGCCGACCGCTGGCCCTGGCTGGTCCGGCTGTGCGGGCAACTGGAGTCCCGTGCCGATGTGGTGCTGGCCTGCTCGGCCCTGAAGTGGACCTACCGGGACGCACTACGCGGCGAGGGTGTGCGCTTCGTCTTTCTGAACGTGCCCGAGGCACTCTTGCGTTTACGGCTGGAACACCGCGCCGGGCACTACGCGCACGCTAACCTGCTGCCCTCGCAACTGGCCACACTGCAAGTCCCTGGCCCCGACGAGTTGGACGTCCTAACGCTCAGCGTCACCTTTGCCGATTCGCCAGAAGAACTGGCAGGGCGGGCGCTGGAAAGGCTGGCAGTGGCCCATGCCTGA
- a CDS encoding 3'-5' exonuclease: MNVVVFDLETTGLSPERDGIIEIGALRVRGGEVVEAERFETLVRPTNVAGERPPIHWRAQQVHGITEAMVDRAPELAQVLPEFLDFVGDSAVVAHNIGFDGGFMRAATKRHGLVWAPAAEYCTVQLSRRAFPRERAHNLDVLAQRLGLSFEPGTRHRTGGDVKVTAHAFVRLMERLGVAG; the protein is encoded by the coding sequence GTGAACGTCGTCGTGTTCGACCTGGAAACCACCGGCCTCTCGCCCGAGCGCGACGGCATCATCGAGATCGGAGCGCTGCGGGTGCGGGGCGGGGAGGTGGTGGAGGCCGAACGCTTCGAGACGCTGGTGCGGCCCACCAACGTGGCGGGCGAGCGGCCTCCCATTCACTGGCGCGCCCAACAGGTCCATGGCATCACCGAGGCGATGGTGGACCGTGCCCCCGAACTTGCCCAGGTGCTGCCCGAGTTTCTGGACTTTGTGGGGGACTCAGCGGTGGTGGCGCACAACATCGGCTTCGATGGGGGCTTTATGCGGGCGGCGACAAAGCGGCACGGCCTGGTGTGGGCTCCCGCCGCCGAGTACTGCACGGTACAGCTCTCACGCCGGGCCTTTCCCCGTGAGCGCGCGCACAACCTCGATGTGCTGGCCCAGCGCCTCGGTCTGTCTTTTGAGCCGGGGACCCGCCACCGCACAGGGGGCGACGTGAAGGTCACGGCCCACGCCTTCGTGCGGTTGATGGAGCGGCTGGGGGTGGCGGGGTAG
- a CDS encoding roadblock/LC7 domain-containing protein, which produces MIEPTLALYGEAFERVDRHLEELLNATGVRYCLLVDRKGFVLSHKEALWAPRPPALDSVATLVASNAAATAALANMLGERTFSEQIHQGENGTLYVESVGEQTLLTLIFDASVPLGRVKVHTKKTIAQLAVILKEIQDMPQVQFSEDFSQGASALLDDLLG; this is translated from the coding sequence ATGATTGAACCCACCCTCGCCCTGTATGGGGAAGCCTTCGAACGAGTCGACCGCCACCTGGAGGAGTTGCTCAACGCCACCGGGGTGCGCTACTGCCTGCTGGTGGACCGTAAGGGCTTCGTCCTGTCGCACAAGGAAGCCCTGTGGGCCCCTCGCCCCCCCGCGCTCGACAGCGTCGCGACGCTGGTGGCGAGCAATGCCGCCGCCACCGCCGCGCTGGCGAACATGCTGGGCGAGCGGACCTTCAGCGAGCAGATTCACCAGGGCGAGAACGGCACCCTGTACGTGGAGTCGGTGGGCGAGCAGACGCTGCTGACCCTGATTTTCGACGCCTCCGTACCGCTGGGCCGCGTGAAGGTCCATACCAAGAAGACCATCGCCCAGCTGGCGGTTATCCTGAAGGAAATTCAGGACATGCCCCAGGTACAGTTCAGTGAGGACTTCTCACAGGGTGCCTCGGCGCTCCTCGACGACCTGCTCGGCTGA
- a CDS encoding ABC transporter permease yields MLTLVALEFRKLLGSRSARLALLVCLLTPVLWLVAPRLNQLLQNVALVSGWQLPAISLGVLVQFLLPLFLAITCAEMIGAEVSRGTLAPLLLRPVSRTRIIVSKLIVALMFPVLLVAALVGASLLAGVTHGLGGFQGGTGLGPGYFVGIGPLTAAGALGQVLNSSLLAMLMLMPVAALSLLFGVLYLNTAAAALATLATLNIMRLLVVFPEGLQRLLLTTHLDLYTRLGTPELQRSIPESLVLLLIYTVGFALMAVYAFERRDV; encoded by the coding sequence ATGCTGACCCTCGTCGCCCTGGAATTTCGCAAACTGCTCGGCTCGCGCAGCGCCCGGCTCGCACTGCTGGTGTGCTTGCTCACGCCCGTGCTGTGGCTCGTCGCGCCCCGCCTCAACCAGCTGCTGCAAAATGTGGCGCTCGTCAGCGGCTGGCAACTCCCGGCGATCAGCCTGGGCGTACTCGTGCAGTTTCTGCTGCCGCTCTTTCTGGCAATCACCTGCGCGGAAATGATTGGCGCGGAGGTCAGCCGGGGCACCCTCGCGCCGCTGCTGCTGCGGCCGGTGAGCCGTACCCGCATCATCGTGAGCAAATTGATCGTCGCGCTGATGTTCCCCGTACTGCTGGTGGCTGCGCTTGTGGGAGCGTCGCTGCTCGCAGGCGTGACGCACGGCCTGGGCGGCTTTCAGGGCGGCACTGGGCTGGGGCCGGGGTACTTCGTGGGCATCGGCCCGCTGACGGCGGCAGGCGCGTTGGGGCAGGTCTTGAACAGCAGCCTGCTCGCCATGCTGATGCTGATGCCGGTGGCGGCCCTGTCGCTGCTGTTCGGGGTGCTGTACCTCAACACCGCCGCCGCGGCCCTCGCCACCCTGGCGACCTTGAACATCATGCGCCTGCTCGTGGTCTTTCCCGAGGGGCTCCAGCGCCTGCTGCTCACCACGCACCTGGACCTCTACACCCGCCTGGGAACGCCCGAACTTCAGCGCAGCATCCCGGAATCCCTGGTGCTGCTGCTGATCTATACGGTGGGCTTTGCCCTGATGGCGGTGTATGCCTTCGAGCGGCGGGACGTGTAG
- a CDS encoding DUF1345 domain-containing protein, whose protein sequence is MWWPVSTCRSALHLDPAENILFVPLCLLCAVLPWLMARLAFALHYAFLRYENAAGGLRFPEDDAPDLLDFALMVGTTFAVSEMEVVRKATRRLVLKHTLVLVCLQHGDSRAHPAVCCRQLEDRRG, encoded by the coding sequence TTGTGGTGGCCGGTTTCCACCTGCCGTTCCGCGCTTCACCTGGACCCGGCCGAGAACATCCTGTTCGTCCCGCTCTGCTTGCTGTGCGCCGTGCTGCCGTGGCTGATGGCCCGCCTGGCCTTCGCGCTGCACTACGCCTTCTTGCGGTACGAGAACGCCGCGGGAGGCCTGCGCTTTCCCGAGGACGACGCGCCGGACCTGCTGGACTTCGCCCTCATGGTGGGCACCACCTTCGCCGTTTCCGAGATGGAGGTGGTCCGCAAGGCGACGCGGCGGCTGGTCCTGAAACACACCCTCGTTCTCGTTTGCCTACAACACGGCGATTCTCGCGCTCACCCTGCAGTTTGCTGTCGGCAGCTAGAGGACCGGCGCGGGTAG
- a CDS encoding PadR family transcriptional regulator translates to MTPLRFGMIDLVILTALEQQPRYGLELSDHIGSRSGGLLAVGEGTLYPALLRLSKAKLIEGERHPTPGGGGPREVHRLTGSGARKLERRKAESQKLQRVVNALLMPRRTLA, encoded by the coding sequence GTGACGCCCCTCAGATTCGGCATGATCGACCTCGTGATTCTGACGGCCCTGGAGCAGCAACCGCGCTACGGGCTGGAACTGTCAGACCATATCGGCTCGCGCAGTGGCGGGTTGCTCGCGGTGGGCGAGGGCACCCTCTATCCAGCCCTCCTGCGGCTGAGCAAGGCCAAGCTGATCGAGGGCGAGCGGCACCCCACGCCCGGCGGCGGCGGTCCACGCGAGGTCCACCGACTGACCGGCAGCGGAGCCCGGAAACTGGAGCGCCGAAAGGCAGAATCGCAGAAGCTTCAGCGGGTGGTCAACGCGCTCCTGATGCCCCGCCGGACGCTGGCATGA
- a CDS encoding phosphodiester glycosidase family protein → MRRSDNTAPYPGAVLTRPGPGTARLPPVNLPAPPVRLIWTALLALTAGAGARPVAVGGQVQAAAVDSHTLPGGEALAVWTLPRLGVTVRNDPDDVRLLYGSRELRYAPGRGWRAVGFKLPPGTRLPAPESVGTSLYVPLAALRLLGVRVIADTPNLLGFPAPAQEPEATLPPSPDLPQPAQAQTQTAQPPPSVTPPTPAAPGPNAPAPTPTAPPRPTPPPPVTPPPPAQITSVAHLDTVRISRTLYRTVEVQRVVLELSGQATHQVMREGTGLSIVLLGVASSASSQTLPSGDTLGIEPGVQGSAAQTTVHLKTGGGTSEIFTLEDPYRVVIDTTTQTDTRVPPPIDPDALPEGVTYRARGGLHLLSFDSARFQPKVVTAPLGTAQDVANMVKAAGGVAGVNGGYFDTASSLPVDLVAVGGLMTAPSLERRATVGFPAQGTPLFGYPRPRYILGGSFGSVKVNTVGPRARPELLTAFVGDGHTAVGMDGLTTLYLTPNATTVTRAVTGRNVPLRGTLAFTFDPARFPQLPRAAGERLNVDLNWQTPEAAWERVQDALSAGPLLVQGGKVVLNPVREVFDTSAGIWRPTRQVAFGVLNGQPTIAYLEYGTPEAFAAALAAAGVDDAVRLDSGSSATAYVVGGYAGLGGYLNTVWSRPVPNAIVFVPKISAARK, encoded by the coding sequence ATGCGGCGTTCTGACAACACCGCTCCGTACCCCGGCGCGGTCCTCACCCGCCCCGGTCCGGGGACCGCTAGACTCCCGCCCGTGAACCTGCCCGCACCCCCTGTAAGACTGATCTGGACGGCACTTCTGGCGCTGACGGCAGGCGCGGGGGCCCGTCCGGTGGCCGTTGGCGGCCAGGTGCAGGCCGCGGCCGTGGACTCGCACACCCTCCCCGGCGGCGAGGCCCTGGCCGTGTGGACCCTCCCGCGCCTGGGCGTGACGGTCCGCAATGACCCGGACGACGTGCGGCTCCTGTACGGGTCCCGCGAATTGCGCTACGCCCCGGGGCGAGGCTGGCGGGCGGTGGGCTTCAAGCTGCCCCCAGGCACGCGCCTCCCTGCCCCCGAGAGCGTCGGCACCAGCCTGTACGTCCCCCTCGCCGCCCTGCGCCTGCTGGGGGTACGGGTGATCGCCGACACGCCGAACCTGCTGGGTTTTCCCGCGCCCGCCCAGGAACCGGAGGCCACGCTGCCGCCCTCGCCGGACCTGCCGCAGCCAGCACAAGCGCAAACCCAGACGGCGCAGCCTCCACCCAGCGTTACGCCTCCCACCCCAGCGGCGCCGGGACCGAATGCACCCGCGCCCACCCCGACAGCGCCTCCCCGGCCTACCCCTCCTCCACCCGTCACCCCGCCACCGCCCGCGCAGATCACTTCTGTGGCCCACCTCGATACCGTCCGCATCAGCCGCACGCTGTACCGCACTGTGGAGGTGCAGCGGGTGGTGCTGGAACTCAGCGGTCAAGCCACGCATCAGGTGATGCGCGAGGGCACGGGCCTGAGCATCGTGCTGCTCGGCGTGGCTTCCAGCGCCTCCAGCCAGACGCTGCCGAGCGGCGACACCCTGGGCATCGAACCGGGCGTGCAGGGCAGCGCCGCGCAGACCACCGTTCATCTGAAAACGGGCGGTGGTACGAGCGAGATTTTTACGCTGGAAGACCCCTACCGGGTGGTTATCGACACCACCACGCAGACCGACACACGGGTGCCGCCGCCTATTGACCCCGACGCCCTGCCCGAAGGGGTCACGTACCGCGCCCGGGGTGGCCTGCACCTGCTGAGCTTTGATTCGGCCCGCTTCCAGCCGAAGGTGGTCACGGCCCCGCTGGGCACCGCGCAGGACGTGGCGAACATGGTGAAGGCAGCGGGCGGCGTGGCGGGCGTGAACGGCGGCTACTTCGATACCGCCAGCAGCCTGCCGGTAGACCTCGTGGCCGTGGGCGGCCTGATGACGGCGCCCAGTCTGGAACGTCGGGCCACAGTGGGCTTTCCTGCCCAGGGCACGCCGCTGTTTGGTTACCCCCGCCCGCGCTACATCCTGGGTGGATCATTCGGCAGCGTGAAGGTGAACACGGTGGGCCCGAGGGCCCGGCCGGAGCTCCTGACCGCCTTTGTGGGGGACGGACATACAGCGGTAGGAATGGACGGCCTGACGACGCTGTACCTCACGCCGAACGCCACCACGGTCACGCGGGCGGTCACTGGCCGCAATGTGCCGCTCCGGGGTACCCTCGCCTTTACCTTCGATCCGGCGCGTTTTCCGCAGTTGCCCAGGGCAGCGGGCGAGCGTCTGAACGTGGACCTGAACTGGCAGACCCCCGAAGCGGCGTGGGAACGGGTGCAAGACGCCCTCAGTGCCGGACCACTGCTCGTGCAGGGCGGCAAGGTGGTGCTCAACCCTGTACGCGAGGTATTTGATACGTCGGCGGGTATCTGGCGACCCACCCGGCAGGTGGCGTTCGGGGTGCTGAACGGCCAGCCCACCATCGCCTACCTGGAATACGGCACGCCGGAAGCCTTTGCCGCCGCCCTCGCTGCCGCTGGCGTGGACGACGCAGTGCGGCTGGACAGCGGCAGCAGCGCCACCGCTTATGTCGTGGGCGGCTACGCGGGGCTGGGCGGCTACCTGAATACGGTGTGGAGCCGTCCGGTCCCCAACGCCATCGTGTTTGTGCCGAAGATCAGCGCCGCGCGGAAGTAG
- a CDS encoding ABC transporter ATP-binding protein, producing the protein MTTPAQAASADPASPPAAPAIEVRGLHKKYGSQAILHDINLQVRPGEVYALTGPNGAGKSTLIRTVTGLAYPTGGQVRIMGRDVHNDGSRARAHLGAVVEAPARFYTQFTGTQNLQIHADLAAMTPGGQPVGRDRIREVLALLELTRMADRKVGEYSLGQRQRLGVASAILASPRVLILDEPTSGLDALGIGLIHQIVTDLAEQGCAVVLSTHHLREISTYAHRVGILSGGRLVDTVDLKDRQTAYRFRVSDPGGAAEVLRRLAFVQQVTTRAPYAVAHLTDEHYMPEAIAHLSAAGMHVFEASPDLFDLYEYYRARVEQP; encoded by the coding sequence GTGACCACCCCAGCCCAGGCTGCCTCAGCCGACCCCGCTTCTCCTCCAGCGGCCCCCGCCATCGAGGTCCGCGGGCTGCACAAGAAGTACGGCTCCCAGGCCATCCTTCACGACATCAACCTCCAGGTCCGCCCCGGCGAGGTCTACGCCTTGACCGGCCCCAACGGCGCGGGCAAATCCACCCTGATCCGCACGGTGACGGGCCTGGCCTACCCCACAGGTGGACAGGTCAGGATCATGGGCCGCGACGTTCACAACGACGGCTCACGCGCCCGCGCGCACCTCGGCGCGGTGGTGGAGGCTCCTGCACGCTTCTACACCCAGTTCACCGGGACGCAGAACCTCCAGATTCACGCGGACCTCGCCGCCATGACGCCTGGGGGTCAGCCGGTGGGGCGGGACCGCATCCGTGAGGTGCTGGCGCTGCTGGAGCTCACACGCATGGCCGACCGCAAGGTGGGCGAATATTCGCTGGGGCAGCGTCAACGGCTGGGCGTGGCGAGCGCGATTCTGGCCTCGCCCCGGGTGCTGATCCTGGACGAGCCCACGAGCGGTCTCGACGCCCTGGGCATCGGCCTGATCCACCAGATCGTGACGGACCTGGCCGAGCAGGGCTGCGCGGTGGTCCTGAGCACCCACCACCTGCGCGAAATTTCCACCTACGCGCACCGGGTGGGCATCCTAAGCGGCGGGCGGCTCGTGGATACGGTGGACCTCAAAGACCGGCAGACGGCTTACCGCTTCCGCGTCAGCGATCCGGGAGGGGCTGCTGAGGTATTGCGGCGGCTGGCCTTCGTGCAGCAGGTCACCACCCGCGCTCCCTATGCCGTGGCCCACCTGACCGACGAGCATTACATGCCCGAAGCCATCGCGCACCTCAGCGCTGCTGGAATGCACGTGTTCGAGGCCAGCCCGGACCTGTTCGACCTGTACGAGTACTACCGCGCCCGCGTGGAGCAGCCCTGA
- a CDS encoding 3-deoxy-7-phosphoheptulonate synthase, producing the protein MTSPQTAAHPGRTENLNVTAFTPLVTPRALKDDLPLTPAAERTVLAGRQAAAGILHGEDDRVLVVVGPCSIHDFGQAAAYAERLAALRTRVADRLEVQMRVYVDKPRTTVGWRGPLIDPDMIGANDMNKGLRLTRQLMIRVSELGLPVATELLDPFAPQYLFDAVAWACLGARTTESQTHRVMASAVSAPMGFKNGTGGGLKLAVDAVVAASRPHAFFTVDDDGQACIVHTRGNPNGHLILRGGRGGPNYAPQFVAEAAGLMEAAGLPPAVMVDCSHANSGSDHTRQALVWRDALGQRQRGQKAIVGLMVESNINAGKQNIPSDLSQLQYGVSVTDACVGWDETEALLLEAHGVLGG; encoded by the coding sequence ATGACCTCCCCGCAGACTGCCGCCCACCCGGGCCGTACCGAGAACCTCAACGTCACCGCCTTCACGCCGCTCGTCACGCCGCGCGCCCTCAAGGACGATCTGCCCCTGACGCCCGCCGCCGAGCGCACGGTGCTGGCCGGACGTCAGGCGGCGGCGGGCATTCTGCACGGCGAGGACGACCGCGTGCTGGTCGTGGTCGGTCCGTGCTCCATTCACGACTTCGGGCAGGCCGCTGCCTACGCCGAGCGACTGGCGGCCCTGCGAACACGGGTGGCGGACCGCCTGGAAGTGCAGATGCGCGTGTACGTGGACAAGCCCCGCACGACGGTAGGCTGGCGCGGGCCCCTGATTGACCCCGACATGATCGGCGCAAACGACATGAACAAGGGCCTGCGCTTGACCCGGCAGTTGATGATCCGCGTGTCTGAGCTCGGCCTGCCCGTCGCCACCGAATTGCTGGACCCCTTCGCGCCGCAATACCTCTTCGACGCCGTGGCCTGGGCCTGCCTGGGGGCGCGCACCACCGAATCGCAGACGCACCGCGTGATGGCGAGTGCGGTCAGCGCCCCGATGGGTTTCAAGAACGGCACCGGCGGCGGCCTGAAGCTTGCGGTGGACGCGGTGGTGGCCGCCAGCCGCCCGCACGCCTTTTTCACCGTGGATGACGACGGCCAGGCGTGCATCGTCCACACCCGCGGCAACCCGAACGGGCACCTGATTCTGCGCGGTGGGCGGGGTGGGCCCAACTACGCGCCGCAATTCGTGGCCGAGGCCGCAGGCCTGATGGAGGCTGCCGGGTTGCCCCCTGCCGTTATGGTGGACTGCTCGCACGCCAACAGCGGCTCGGACCATACACGGCAGGCGCTTGTGTGGCGCGATGCCCTGGGACAGCGCCAGCGCGGGCAGAAGGCCATCGTGGGCCTGATGGTGGAGAGCAACATCAACGCCGGCAAGCAGAACATTCCATCGGACCTCTCACAACTTCAGTACGGCGTAAGCGTGACCGACGCCTGCGTGGGTTGGGACGAGACCGAAGCCCTGTTGCTGGAGGCGCACGGGGTACTGGGCGGGTAG
- a CDS encoding GTP-binding protein — MSTINFAAREINCKIVYYGPGMSGKTTNLKHVFSKVPEHLRGDMVSLATEDERTLFFDFLPLDLGTVQGFKTRFHLYTVPGQVFYNASRKLILRGVDGIVFVADSAPNRLRANAESMRNLRENLAEHGIDVRDVPIVLQINKRDIEGALPIDMIRAVIDPKKELIMFEATAHTGGGVFETLKSVSRLVLDRLSKNK; from the coding sequence ATGAGCACCATCAACTTCGCGGCGCGCGAGATCAACTGCAAGATCGTGTACTACGGCCCTGGCATGTCCGGCAAGACCACCAACCTCAAGCACGTCTTTTCCAAGGTGCCCGAGCACCTCCGGGGTGACATGGTGTCCCTCGCCACCGAAGACGAGCGCACCCTGTTCTTCGACTTCCTGCCGCTGGACCTCGGCACCGTGCAGGGCTTCAAGACCCGCTTTCACCTGTATACCGTACCTGGCCAGGTGTTTTACAACGCCAGCCGCAAGCTGATTCTGCGCGGCGTGGACGGCATCGTCTTTGTGGCCGACTCTGCTCCCAACCGGCTGCGGGCCAACGCCGAGAGCATGCGCAACCTGCGCGAGAACCTCGCCGAACACGGCATTGACGTGCGTGATGTGCCCATCGTGCTGCAGATCAACAAGCGCGACATCGAGGGGGCGCTGCCCATAGACATGATCCGCGCCGTGATCGATCCCAAGAAGGAACTGATCATGTTCGAGGCCACGGCCCACACCGGTGGCGGCGTCTTCGAGACCCTGAAGAGCGTGAGCCGCCTGGTCCTGGACCGGCTGTCGAAGAACAAGTGA
- a CDS encoding DUF2256 domain-containing protein, protein MPDKRSPAKPFGGGRPPSQRPTKVCVACGLPFTWRKKWERDWENVRYCSDRCRAVGPKEQA, encoded by the coding sequence ATGCCTGACAAACGTTCCCCGGCCAAACCTTTCGGTGGGGGCCGTCCGCCCTCGCAACGGCCCACCAAGGTCTGCGTGGCGTGCGGCCTGCCCTTTACCTGGCGCAAGAAGTGGGAGCGCGACTGGGAGAACGTCAGATACTGCTCGGACCGTTGCCGCGCGGTGGGCCCAAAGGAGCAGGCATGA